The following proteins are co-located in the Lactobacillus sp. ESL0791 genome:
- a CDS encoding helveticin J family class III bacteriocin produces the protein MIEITNILINKKFDLNTGHRSAVQKGNMGKTYAYALQLRNNQQDTFVLRGKAGNVSTKILELVNSAAGHTQTWEYSGNKDKWFIGTEPSSTANGHWAKQIARVDIKTQSGTHGYNTDFPRLGYLNRAGSGLKVDGTRYNGTDMKRSEAAVSPNHTKFLLATVDNAGNGYFTIYDLNTINAALNRSSTDPVNIGNFSYIESFSTKNLITTTKQKGLINSIQGYDLDDNSNIYISSQKKPDFNNGIYQAHHKQIIKIPYYARSDQSKWLSINLSSFGGLDISGKHSEVEGIQVIGEDHIWLTVAYHANVGGKNKTVANKMYELTWS, from the coding sequence ATGATAGAAATTACAAATATTTTAATTAATAAAAAATTCGACTTAAATACAGGACACAGATCTGCAGTGCAAAAAGGAAATATGGGAAAAACATACGCTTATGCACTTCAATTACGCAATAATCAACAGGACACATTCGTCTTAAGAGGGAAAGCGGGCAATGTCTCTACCAAAATTTTGGAGTTGGTTAATAGTGCAGCCGGCCATACACAAACTTGGGAATATTCAGGTAATAAAGACAAATGGTTTATTGGTACGGAGCCTTCAAGTACGGCTAATGGGCACTGGGCTAAACAAATTGCACGTGTTGATATTAAAACACAAAGCGGTACACATGGGTATAATACAGATTTCCCACGTTTAGGTTACCTTAACCGTGCAGGAAGCGGATTAAAGGTTGATGGAACAAGATATAACGGTACTGATATGAAACGCTCAGAAGCCGCAGTTTCTCCAAATCATACTAAATTTTTACTCGCAACTGTCGATAATGCTGGTAATGGTTATTTTACTATTTACGATCTAAATACTATTAATGCAGCTCTTAATCGTTCAAGCACAGATCCCGTAAATATTGGCAATTTTAGCTATATAGAAAGTTTTTCCACTAAAAATTTAATTACTACAACCAAGCAAAAGGGACTTATAAACTCTATCCAAGGCTATGATCTAGATGACAATAGTAATATTTATATTTCTAGTCAAAAAAAGCCAGATTTTAATAATGGCATTTACCAAGCACATCATAAGCAGATAATTAAAATTCCATATTATGCACGTAGCGATCAAAGTAAGTGGCTTTCAATTAATTTAAGTTCATTTGGTGGATTAGATATTAGTGGTAAACATTCTGAGGTAGAAGGCATTCAGGTAATCGGTGAAGATCATATCTGGTTAACAGTTGCATATCACGCTAATGTTGGTGGTAAAAATAAGACTGTTGCTAATAAGATGTATGAATTAACCTGGAGCTAA